From Amycolatopsis sp. cg9, one genomic window encodes:
- the thiC gene encoding phosphomethylpyrimidine synthase ThiC, with protein MTTLENNAALNVTTGPITGSRKVYHQTESGLRVPARRIDLSNGEHFDVYDTSGPYTDPEASIDVHSGLHRLRAGWADGREHNTQLGWAKQGVVTREMEYIAARERVDPEFVRAEVAGGRAVIPVNRKHPESEPMVIGKNFLVKINANMGNSAVWSSVEEEVDKMVWATRWGADTIMDLSTGKRIHETREWIIRNSPVPVGTVPIYQALEKVNGEPEKLSWEVYRDTIVEQCEQGVDYVTVHAGVLLRYIPLTARRVTGIVSRGGSIMAAWCLAHHQESFLYTHFEELCELLRQYDVTFSLGDGLRPGSIADANDRAQFAELETLGELTHIARSHDVQVMIEGPGHVPMHKIKENVELEEKLCGEAPFYTLGPLATDIAPGYDHITSAIGAAQIGWYGTAMLCYVTPKEHLGLPNRDDVKTGVITYKIAAHAADLAKGHQYAQEWDDELSKARFEFRWNDQFNLSLDPDTARSFHDETLPAEPAKTAHFCSMCGPKFCSMRITQDVRKYAEEHGLSTVEAIEAGMAEKSAEFSDAGNKVYLPVVQP; from the coding sequence TTGACGACGCTGGAAAACAATGCTGCGCTGAACGTCACGACGGGGCCGATCACCGGGTCCCGCAAGGTGTACCACCAGACCGAGTCCGGACTCCGGGTTCCGGCCCGCCGGATCGACCTCTCCAACGGCGAACACTTCGACGTCTACGACACTTCGGGCCCGTACACCGACCCCGAAGCCTCGATCGACGTCCACAGTGGACTGCACCGGCTGCGCGCCGGCTGGGCCGACGGCCGCGAGCACAACACCCAGCTCGGGTGGGCGAAACAGGGCGTCGTGACCAGGGAAATGGAGTACATCGCCGCCCGCGAGCGCGTCGACCCGGAGTTCGTGCGGGCCGAGGTCGCCGGCGGCCGCGCGGTGATCCCGGTCAACCGCAAGCACCCCGAGTCCGAACCGATGGTCATCGGCAAGAACTTCCTGGTGAAGATCAACGCCAACATGGGCAACTCGGCCGTCTGGTCGTCGGTCGAGGAAGAGGTCGACAAGATGGTGTGGGCGACCCGCTGGGGCGCCGACACGATCATGGACCTGTCCACCGGCAAGCGGATCCACGAGACGCGCGAGTGGATCATCCGCAACTCGCCGGTCCCGGTCGGCACCGTGCCGATCTACCAGGCGCTCGAAAAGGTCAACGGGGAGCCGGAAAAGCTGTCGTGGGAGGTGTACCGCGACACCATCGTCGAGCAGTGCGAGCAGGGTGTGGACTACGTCACCGTGCACGCCGGCGTGCTGCTGCGCTACATCCCGCTGACCGCCCGGCGCGTCACGGGGATCGTCAGCCGCGGCGGGTCGATCATGGCCGCGTGGTGCCTCGCGCACCACCAGGAATCCTTCCTGTACACGCACTTCGAGGAACTCTGCGAGCTCCTGCGCCAGTACGACGTCACGTTCTCCCTCGGCGACGGCCTGCGCCCCGGCTCGATCGCGGACGCCAACGACCGCGCCCAGTTCGCCGAGCTGGAAACCCTCGGCGAGCTGACGCACATCGCGCGCTCGCACGACGTGCAGGTGATGATCGAAGGCCCCGGCCACGTGCCGATGCACAAGATCAAGGAGAACGTCGAGCTCGAAGAGAAGCTCTGCGGCGAAGCGCCGTTCTACACCCTCGGTCCACTCGCGACGGACATCGCGCCCGGGTACGACCACATCACGTCGGCCATCGGCGCGGCCCAGATCGGCTGGTACGGCACGGCGATGCTGTGCTACGTCACGCCGAAGGAGCACCTCGGGTTGCCGAACCGCGACGACGTCAAGACCGGCGTGATCACGTACAAGATCGCCGCGCACGCCGCGGACCTCGCCAAGGGCCACCAGTACGCGCAGGAGTGGGACGACGAGCTGTCGAAGGCCCGCTTCGAGTTCCGCTGGAACGACCAGTTCAACCTCTCGCTCGACCCGGACACCGCGCGGTCGTTCCACGACGAGACGCTGCCCGCCGAGCCGGCCAAGACCGCGCACTTCTGCTCGATGTGCGGGCCGAAGTTCTGCTCGATGCGGATCACGCAGGACGTCCGCAAGTACGCCGAGGAGCACGGTCTGTCCACTGTGGAGGCCATCGAGGCCGGCATGGCGGAGAAGTCGGCGGAGTTCTCGGACGCGGGGAACAAGGTCTACCTGCCCGTGGTGCAGCCGTGA
- the thiD gene encoding bifunctional hydroxymethylpyrimidine kinase/phosphomethylpyrimidine kinase, translating to MTPRTALTIAGSDSGGGAGIQADLRTFFANGVHGLVALTAVTVQNSLGVQGFTEIPADVVTAQIKAVASDMGVDAAKTGMLATAEIIRSVAKTLDELGLDFPLVVDPVAASMTGHALLREDALEAIRTELFPRATLVTPNLDEVRLLTGISVVDAATRRAAAEALLEFGSRWVLVKGGHLVGTEDCVDLLSDGREFIELSGPRYITENTHGGGDTLASAITASLAKGSSVPDAVAAGKKFIERCVADSYSLGAGVGPVSPFWVLDRS from the coding sequence GTGACACCCCGGACCGCCCTCACCATCGCCGGCTCGGACTCCGGCGGTGGTGCGGGCATCCAGGCGGACCTGCGCACGTTCTTCGCGAACGGCGTCCACGGGCTCGTCGCGCTGACCGCGGTCACCGTGCAGAACTCGCTGGGCGTGCAGGGTTTCACGGAGATCCCGGCCGACGTGGTCACCGCCCAGATCAAGGCGGTGGCGTCCGACATGGGCGTCGACGCGGCGAAGACGGGCATGCTCGCGACGGCCGAGATCATCCGCTCGGTGGCGAAGACCCTGGACGAGCTCGGCCTGGACTTCCCGCTGGTCGTCGACCCGGTGGCGGCGTCGATGACCGGGCACGCCCTCCTTCGTGAAGACGCGCTGGAGGCGATCCGCACGGAGCTGTTCCCCCGTGCCACGCTGGTCACCCCGAACCTCGACGAAGTCCGGCTGTTGACCGGGATCTCCGTCGTGGACGCGGCCACCCGGCGCGCGGCGGCCGAAGCCCTGCTGGAGTTCGGCTCCCGCTGGGTCCTGGTCAAGGGCGGCCACCTGGTCGGCACCGAAGACTGCGTGGACCTGCTTTCGGACGGCCGCGAGTTCATCGAGCTGAGCGGCCCGCGCTACATCACGGAGAACACCCACGGCGGCGGCGACACCCTGGCGTCGGCGATCACGGCGTCGCTGGCGAAGGGCAGTTCGGTACCGGACGCCGTGGCGGCGGGGAAGAAGTTCATCGAGCGCTGCGTCGCCGATTCCTACTCGCTGGGCGCGGGCGTGGGCCCGGTCTCGCCGTTCTGGGTACTGGACCGCTCGTGA
- a CDS encoding alkaline phosphatase family protein, whose product MRRLFCLVTALVAAAGLTTGVAAGAAKTPKVLVIGLDGTRFDKLLAADTPNVHALVRRGYSSRSSLYGSGMAPTLSGPGWSSILTGVWPDKHLVKDNAFTGNNLAAYPSWLARAESANPALDTYAAVDWKPIGDKILRTGQDRKYVLDGDSAGYENTDPQLAADAEKHLARDRADASFVYFGQTDEAGHAHGADSAEYAATLREDDALIGRLLSAISSRATYAAEDWLIALTTDHGHTGPGGHGGDSPEERMTFVVAAGGAVPAGTPAVAPKIVDVAPTALRHLGLSAPSDGYALGTVPADAFDSAVLKSRVDESGVPASVLGWTHDAPAGWTVRTASGMPAGGTEWQGWAFTTDDFWTRTAPGQEREANVRARGVFAVADPDEWDDKGSPSSLGTFDSSLVSPTLPVSGKSTVDVGFISHYRQDGTQRGALTVSFDGGPERPVLSYGPESSTANKGGDVLAQPTTTSVAVPAGATAARFTWRLYAAGNNWYWAVDAPRLTTR is encoded by the coding sequence ATGCGGAGACTGTTCTGCCTGGTCACGGCGTTGGTGGCGGCCGCCGGGCTGACCACCGGCGTGGCCGCGGGCGCGGCCAAGACGCCCAAGGTGCTGGTGATCGGGCTCGACGGCACGCGGTTCGACAAGCTCCTCGCGGCCGACACCCCGAACGTGCACGCGCTCGTCCGGCGCGGGTACTCGTCGCGCAGCTCGCTCTACGGCAGCGGCATGGCGCCCACGCTCAGCGGGCCGGGCTGGTCGTCCATCCTCACCGGCGTCTGGCCCGACAAGCACCTCGTGAAGGACAACGCGTTCACCGGCAACAACCTGGCGGCGTACCCGAGCTGGCTGGCCAGGGCGGAGTCGGCGAACCCGGCGCTGGACACGTACGCGGCGGTCGACTGGAAGCCGATCGGGGACAAGATCCTGCGCACCGGGCAGGACCGCAAGTACGTCCTCGACGGGGACAGCGCCGGCTACGAGAACACCGACCCGCAGCTCGCGGCCGACGCGGAGAAGCACCTCGCGCGGGACAGGGCGGATGCGTCCTTTGTCTACTTCGGACAGACCGACGAAGCCGGTCACGCCCACGGCGCCGACTCGGCGGAGTACGCGGCGACGCTGCGGGAAGACGACGCCCTGATCGGCCGGCTGCTGTCGGCGATCAGCTCGCGGGCCACGTACGCCGCCGAGGACTGGCTGATCGCGCTGACCACCGACCACGGCCACACCGGCCCGGGCGGCCACGGCGGCGACAGCCCCGAAGAGCGGATGACGTTCGTGGTCGCGGCGGGCGGCGCGGTGCCCGCGGGCACGCCGGCGGTGGCACCCAAGATCGTCGACGTCGCCCCGACGGCGCTGCGGCACCTGGGTCTTTCCGCGCCTTCGGACGGCTACGCGCTGGGCACGGTGCCGGCGGATGCCTTCGATTCGGCGGTCTTGAAGTCCCGTGTGGACGAAAGCGGCGTCCCGGCTTCGGTGCTGGGCTGGACGCACGACGCGCCTGCGGGCTGGACGGTCCGGACCGCGTCGGGCATGCCCGCGGGCGGCACCGAATGGCAGGGCTGGGCGTTCACGACGGACGACTTCTGGACGCGCACCGCGCCGGGCCAGGAGCGGGAAGCCAACGTGCGCGCCCGCGGCGTGTTCGCGGTGGCGGACCCGGACGAGTGGGACGACAAGGGATCGCCCTCGTCTCTCGGCACGTTCGACTCTTCGCTCGTCTCGCCGACGTTGCCGGTGTCCGGTAAGTCCACTGTGGACGTCGGCTTCATCTCGCACTACCGCCAGGACGGCACCCAGCGCGGCGCGCTGACGGTCTCGTTCGACGGCGGCCCGGAGCGCCCGGTGCTGTCGTACGGCCCGGAGTCGTCGACGGCCAACAAGGGCGGCGACGTCCTGGCCCAGCCGACGACGACCTCGGTGGCCGTCCCGGCGGGCGCGACGGCGGCGCGCTTCACGTGGCGCCTGTACGCGGCGGGCAACAACTGGTACTGGGCGGTCGACGCCCCACGCCTCACGACCCGCTGA
- a CDS encoding winged helix-turn-helix transcriptional regulator produces the protein METTWDVYLRNCPCREVLDLLANKWTALMLGALARGPHRFGELRRAVDGISQKMLTQNLRRLERDGFLTRTVYPTTPPTVEYALTEMGAEVGAHLVALSAWSQANFGRIRTARAEYDGRELQPVR, from the coding sequence ATGGAAACCACCTGGGACGTGTACCTTCGCAACTGCCCGTGCCGCGAAGTGCTGGATCTGCTGGCCAACAAGTGGACGGCGCTGATGCTCGGCGCGCTGGCCCGCGGCCCCCACCGCTTCGGCGAGCTGCGTCGCGCGGTCGACGGCATCAGCCAGAAGATGCTGACCCAGAACCTCCGCCGGCTCGAGCGCGACGGCTTCCTGACCCGCACGGTGTACCCGACCACGCCGCCGACCGTGGAGTACGCGCTGACGGAGATGGGGGCCGAGGTGGGCGCGCACCTGGTCGCGCTGAGCGCGTGGTCGCAGGCGAACTTCGGCCGCATCCGCACGGCCCGCGCGGAGTACGACGGGCGGGAGCTGCAGCCGGTCCGCTGA
- a CDS encoding NADP-dependent oxidoreductase has product MRIVTQQALGGPEVLRVTEAPRPEPGPTEVLVRVRAAGINPVDWKVRAGGGFLGEPPFTIGWDVAGVVEQAGFGATGVREGDEVLGMPWFPRPGNAYAEYVTAPSRHFVRKPAVLSFAEAAALPLAGLTAWQGLVDVAGVHEGQRVFVDAAAGGVGHLAVQIAKARGAHVIGTASAGKHDLLRELGVDEPIDYHDENATTSDVDVYFGLVGEASDLRWLPAIKPGGLLIGVPSGVADRVEAAAAERGVRTSRILVEPDRGGLAGLVELVEAGQLKVRVEQAFPLEDVAKAHELGESGRVSGKLVLTL; this is encoded by the coding sequence ATGCGCATCGTGACCCAGCAGGCCCTCGGCGGGCCGGAGGTGCTCCGCGTCACCGAGGCACCGCGGCCGGAACCCGGGCCCACGGAGGTCCTGGTGCGGGTGCGGGCCGCCGGGATCAACCCCGTCGACTGGAAGGTGCGGGCGGGCGGCGGGTTCCTCGGCGAGCCGCCGTTCACCATCGGCTGGGACGTCGCCGGCGTCGTCGAACAGGCCGGCTTCGGGGCCACCGGCGTCCGGGAGGGCGACGAGGTGCTCGGCATGCCGTGGTTCCCGCGCCCGGGCAACGCCTACGCGGAGTACGTCACCGCGCCGTCGCGGCACTTCGTGCGCAAGCCCGCCGTCCTCTCGTTCGCCGAGGCCGCCGCGCTGCCGCTGGCCGGGCTCACCGCGTGGCAGGGACTGGTCGACGTCGCGGGAGTCCACGAGGGACAGCGGGTGTTCGTCGACGCCGCGGCCGGCGGGGTCGGGCACCTCGCCGTGCAGATCGCCAAGGCGCGCGGGGCGCACGTCATCGGCACGGCCAGCGCGGGCAAGCACGACCTGCTGCGCGAGCTCGGCGTCGACGAGCCGATCGACTACCACGACGAGAACGCCACGACGTCCGATGTGGACGTCTACTTCGGACTCGTCGGCGAGGCCAGCGACCTGCGCTGGCTCCCCGCGATCAAGCCGGGCGGCCTGCTGATCGGCGTGCCCAGCGGGGTCGCGGACCGCGTCGAAGCGGCCGCCGCCGAACGCGGTGTGCGCACGAGCCGGATCCTCGTCGAACCCGACCGCGGCGGGCTGGCCGGCCTCGTCGAGCTCGTCGAAGCCGGTCAGCTGAAGGTCCGCGTCGAACAGGCCTTCCCGCTGGAAGACGTCGCCAAGGCGCACGAGCTGGGTGAGTCCGGGCGCGTGTCCGGGAAGCTCGTGCTGACCCTCTAA
- a CDS encoding phosphatidylinositol-specific phospholipase C domain-containing protein: MKLSSVALLTAALVLSGATAANADSPKLSHVTTVGVHNTYDPAAYDYLARALDAGSSLIELDVWPDFFTHEWKVSHSNPLGNSNNCVAATSASQLYSGGKNKNLEYCLDDIRIWLAAHPGHTPITLKLEMKTGFSDNTGMGPDELDATFRAHLGSVAFRPAELLGGYGTLDDAAKADNWPSVDALRGRVITEIIPGTVEEGNPTDTLKTDVEYARYLVGLKNAGKLGDANIFPTVHGAAGGDPRDKYTADLKPWFVVFDGDANTWVTQTGPWWYDANHYYVVMTDAQNVAPAIDAHNPTVDQANQRVADLAKQHASVVTADWTGLTTVLPQVVARG; this comes from the coding sequence ATGAAGCTCTCCTCGGTGGCACTCCTCACGGCCGCGCTCGTGCTCTCCGGAGCGACGGCGGCCAACGCGGACAGCCCGAAGCTTTCCCACGTCACGACGGTCGGCGTGCACAACACCTACGACCCGGCGGCCTACGACTACCTCGCGCGGGCGCTCGACGCGGGTTCGTCGCTGATCGAGCTGGACGTCTGGCCGGACTTCTTCACCCACGAGTGGAAGGTCAGCCACTCGAACCCGCTGGGGAACAGCAACAACTGCGTCGCGGCCACCTCGGCGTCGCAGCTGTACAGCGGCGGCAAGAACAAGAACCTGGAGTACTGCCTCGACGACATCCGGATCTGGCTCGCGGCCCACCCCGGGCACACGCCGATCACGCTCAAGCTCGAAATGAAGACCGGCTTCTCGGACAACACCGGGATGGGCCCGGACGAGCTGGACGCGACGTTCCGCGCGCACCTCGGCAGCGTCGCCTTCCGGCCGGCCGAGCTGCTCGGCGGCTACGGCACGCTCGACGACGCGGCCAAAGCGGACAACTGGCCGTCGGTGGACGCGTTGCGGGGCCGGGTGATCACCGAGATCATCCCGGGCACGGTCGAGGAGGGGAACCCGACCGACACGCTGAAGACCGACGTCGAGTACGCGCGGTACCTGGTCGGGCTCAAGAACGCCGGCAAGCTCGGCGACGCGAACATCTTCCCGACCGTGCACGGCGCGGCCGGCGGTGACCCGCGGGACAAGTACACCGCCGACCTCAAGCCGTGGTTCGTGGTGTTCGACGGCGACGCGAACACGTGGGTGACGCAGACCGGGCCGTGGTGGTACGACGCCAACCACTACTACGTCGTGATGACCGACGCGCAGAACGTCGCGCCGGCCATCGACGCCCACAACCCGACAGTCGACCAGGCCAACCAGCGCGTCGCCGACCTGGCGAAGCAGCACGCGTCGGTGGTCACCGCGGACTGGACCGGGCTCACGACCGTGCTGCCGCAGGTGGTCGCCCGGGGTTAG
- the thiD gene encoding bifunctional hydroxymethylpyrimidine kinase/phosphomethylpyrimidine kinase has protein sequence MTTSLPTALTIAGSDSGGAAGLQADLRTFLTCGVHGLVAVTAVTVQNTLGVHDRADLPPHIVAGQIEAVAADMGVGAAKTGMLASAEIIHAVAAACDEASIGRDAEIPFVVDPVAASMHGHPLFDEAGLHALRDELLPRATVLTPNLDEVRLLTGLTVTDREGMHTAAVVLHRMGPRYVLVKSGHLQSDPECVDLLFDGSTFVELPGKRYSTPHTHGAGDTMASALTAGLAKGMPVVEAARYGKWFVSHAVEHAYPMGAKVGPVSAFWRLAPEER, from the coding sequence ATGACGACGAGCCTTCCGACCGCGTTGACGATCGCCGGGTCGGACTCCGGCGGCGCCGCCGGGCTGCAGGCGGACCTGCGCACGTTCCTGACCTGCGGCGTGCACGGCCTGGTCGCGGTCACCGCCGTCACCGTCCAGAACACCCTTGGCGTGCACGACCGCGCCGACCTGCCCCCGCACATCGTCGCCGGGCAGATCGAGGCCGTGGCGGCGGACATGGGCGTCGGCGCGGCCAAGACCGGCATGCTGGCCTCGGCCGAGATCATCCACGCGGTGGCGGCCGCGTGCGACGAGGCGTCGATCGGCCGGGACGCCGAGATCCCCTTCGTCGTCGACCCGGTGGCGGCGTCGATGCACGGCCACCCGCTGTTCGACGAGGCGGGCCTGCACGCGCTGCGCGACGAACTCCTCCCGCGCGCGACGGTGCTGACCCCGAACCTCGACGAAGTCCGGCTGCTGACCGGCCTGACGGTGACCGACCGCGAAGGCATGCACACCGCGGCCGTGGTGCTGCACCGGATGGGCCCGCGGTACGTCCTGGTGAAGAGCGGCCACCTGCAGTCCGACCCGGAGTGCGTGGACCTGCTCTTCGACGGCTCGACGTTCGTGGAGCTGCCGGGCAAGCGCTACTCGACGCCGCACACGCACGGCGCGGGCGACACGATGGCGTCGGCGCTCACCGCCGGGCTCGCGAAGGGCATGCCCGTGGTCGAGGCGGCCCGCTACGGCAAGTGGTTCGTCTCGCACGCGGTCGAGCACGCCTACCCGATGGGCGCGAAGGTCGGCCCGGTTTCGGCCTTCTGGCGGCTGGCGCCGGAGGAGCGCTGA
- a CDS encoding ion transporter has product MTGRERAAKVLEDRRFQNFIIAVIVFNAVTLGMETSTSIMAGYAGLLHALDHIALGIFVTELLAKFYAYRGRFFRDNWNVFDLLVVGIAVIPATGPFAVLRSLRVLRVLRLISVVPSMRKVVSGLLAAIPGMASIAALLALIIFVAGVMATKLFGAIDSGDFGDLGTSLFTLFQVMTGEAWPDIAKTIMEQAPMAWIFFVVYILVSSFAVLNLFIAVVVSGMEDELRQDIREEEAKQAETQAAANREILDELRALRAELAELRQQAA; this is encoded by the coding sequence TTGACCGGACGCGAGCGGGCGGCGAAGGTCCTCGAAGACCGCCGCTTCCAGAACTTCATCATCGCCGTGATCGTCTTCAACGCGGTCACGCTCGGCATGGAGACCTCGACGTCGATCATGGCCGGGTACGCCGGCCTCCTGCACGCGCTCGACCACATCGCGCTGGGCATCTTCGTCACCGAGCTGCTGGCGAAGTTCTACGCCTACCGCGGCCGCTTCTTCCGCGACAACTGGAACGTCTTCGACCTGCTGGTGGTCGGCATCGCGGTGATCCCGGCGACCGGGCCGTTCGCGGTGCTGCGGTCGCTGCGCGTGCTCCGGGTGCTGCGGCTGATCTCGGTGGTGCCGTCGATGCGGAAGGTCGTCTCCGGGCTGCTCGCCGCGATCCCCGGCATGGCCTCGATCGCCGCGCTGCTGGCGCTGATCATCTTCGTGGCCGGGGTGATGGCGACGAAGCTGTTCGGCGCCATCGACTCGGGCGACTTCGGCGACCTCGGCACGTCGCTGTTCACCCTGTTCCAGGTGATGACCGGGGAAGCCTGGCCGGACATCGCGAAGACGATCATGGAACAGGCGCCGATGGCGTGGATCTTCTTCGTCGTCTACATCCTGGTGTCCAGCTTCGCGGTGCTGAACCTCTTCATCGCCGTCGTGGTCAGCGGCATGGAGGACGAGCTGCGCCAGGACATCCGCGAGGAAGAGGCGAAGCAGGCCGAAACCCAGGCGGCCGCGAACCGGGAAATCCTCGACGAGCTCCGGGCCCTGCGCGCGGAGCTCGCCGAGCTGCGACAGCAGGCCGCTTAG
- a CDS encoding SDR family oxidoreductase yields the protein MIVVTGATGNVGAPLTRALAEAGQPVTAVSRHAAPVPDGVRHVVADLAEPAGLEPVLAGAKALFLLLSGDLHAVGANPADIVERAARAGVGRIVLLSTLGVVTRPFGATRVAMRELEDAVGESGVDWAILRPGGFASNALWWAESVRAQRVVAAPFGDTGVPIIDPADIAEVAAACLLDDRYSGGAYELTGPEVITPRGQAAAIAAALGSPVRFHELTREEAKAGMTRSMPAELADDTLDILGSPSPAEVRVSPDVERVLGRAPRTFADWAARNAAAFR from the coding sequence ATGATCGTGGTGACCGGGGCTACCGGGAACGTGGGCGCGCCGCTGACGCGGGCGCTGGCCGAGGCCGGGCAGCCGGTGACGGCGGTGTCGCGGCACGCCGCGCCGGTGCCGGACGGCGTCCGCCACGTGGTGGCCGACCTGGCGGAACCCGCCGGTCTCGAGCCGGTGCTGGCCGGCGCGAAGGCGTTGTTCTTGCTGCTGTCGGGCGACCTGCACGCCGTCGGGGCGAATCCTGCCGACATCGTCGAGCGGGCCGCGCGCGCCGGGGTCGGCCGGATCGTCCTGCTGTCCACCCTGGGCGTGGTGACCAGGCCCTTCGGCGCCACGCGGGTCGCGATGCGCGAGCTGGAGGACGCGGTGGGGGAATCCGGCGTCGACTGGGCGATCCTGCGGCCGGGCGGCTTCGCGTCCAACGCCCTGTGGTGGGCGGAAAGCGTCCGCGCGCAGCGGGTCGTCGCCGCGCCCTTCGGCGACACCGGGGTGCCGATCATCGACCCGGCGGACATCGCCGAGGTCGCCGCGGCCTGCCTGCTGGACGACCGGTACTCCGGCGGCGCGTACGAGCTGACCGGGCCGGAGGTCATCACACCGCGGGGGCAGGCGGCGGCCATCGCCGCCGCGCTGGGTTCGCCGGTGCGGTTCCACGAACTCACCCGCGAAGAGGCCAAGGCGGGCATGACGCGGAGCATGCCGGCCGAGCTCGCCGACGACACCTTGGACATCCTCGGTTCGCCGAGCCCCGCCGAGGTGCGCGTCAGCCCCGACGTCGAACGGGTCCTCGGCCGCGCGCCCCGCACCTTCGCGGACTGGGCCGCCCGCAACGCGGCCGCGTTCCGCTAA
- a CDS encoding winged helix-turn-helix transcriptional regulator, with product MTGGPQLTPAGTEARYEVFHTDCLARDVVGHVTSRWGIWVLISLQRTDLRFFELRESIEGISEKMLAQSLRALVQDGLIWRRVEPTTPPQVTYGLTEFGRDVGEPLLELFDRITRRLAD from the coding sequence ATGACCGGAGGCCCGCAGCTCACCCCGGCCGGCACCGAGGCCCGGTATGAGGTGTTTCACACCGACTGCCTCGCGCGGGACGTGGTCGGCCACGTCACCAGCCGGTGGGGCATCTGGGTGCTGATCTCCTTGCAGCGCACCGACCTCAGGTTCTTCGAGCTGCGGGAGAGCATCGAGGGCATCAGCGAGAAGATGCTCGCCCAATCGCTGCGCGCGCTGGTCCAGGACGGCCTGATCTGGCGGCGGGTCGAGCCGACGACGCCGCCGCAGGTCACCTACGGGCTGACCGAGTTCGGCCGGGACGTCGGCGAACCGCTGCTGGAGCTGTTCGACCGGATCACGCGCCGGCTCGCGGACTAG
- a CDS encoding MarR family winged helix-turn-helix transcriptional regulator, translating to MTSTSVQDVSGRLYLAVGRLSRSLRQAGVPGPGHGAISALATLVNSGQLRLGDLAAKEGVAAATMSRIIASLVEAGYVSRESDPVDRRAWLAKATEEGERLVSGVRSTRVQELNRRLDRLSPEHREALTAAIPALEALIADD from the coding sequence GTGACGAGCACATCGGTCCAGGACGTCTCGGGCAGGTTGTACCTGGCCGTCGGAAGGCTGTCCCGGTCACTGCGGCAAGCCGGCGTGCCGGGCCCGGGCCACGGCGCCATTTCGGCGCTGGCGACGCTCGTGAACTCCGGTCAGCTCCGCCTCGGCGACCTCGCGGCCAAGGAGGGCGTCGCCGCGGCGACGATGTCGCGGATCATCGCGTCCCTCGTCGAGGCCGGCTACGTGAGCCGCGAGTCCGACCCGGTCGACCGCCGGGCGTGGCTGGCGAAGGCGACCGAGGAGGGCGAGCGGCTCGTCTCCGGCGTCCGGTCGACGCGGGTGCAGGAGCTGAACCGGCGCCTCGACCGGCTGTCGCCCGAGCACCGCGAGGCGTTGACGGCGGCGATCCCGGCGCTCGAGGCCCTGATCGCCGACGACTGA
- a CDS encoding thiazole synthase, with product MDEEPLVIGTAKLSSRLIIGTGGAANLAVLERALVASGTELTTVAMRRADAEGGSGVLELLKRLGIGLLPNTAGCRTAAEAVLTAQLAREALGTDLIKLEVHADDRTLLPDPIETLDAAERLTADGFTVFAYTNDDPVLALRLEEAGCAAVMPLGAPIGTGLGIRNPHNIELIVSRAGVPVILDAGIGTASDATLAMELGCDAVLLSTAVTRAADPERMASAMRSAVVAGHLARGAGRVPQRFWAKASSPPR from the coding sequence GTGGACGAAGAACCGCTGGTCATCGGCACCGCCAAGCTGTCGTCCCGGCTGATCATCGGCACCGGCGGCGCGGCCAACCTCGCCGTGCTCGAACGCGCACTGGTCGCCTCCGGCACCGAGCTGACCACCGTCGCCATGCGCCGCGCCGACGCCGAAGGCGGTTCCGGTGTCCTCGAACTGCTCAAGCGGCTCGGCATCGGGCTGCTGCCGAACACCGCGGGCTGCCGCACGGCCGCCGAAGCGGTGCTCACCGCGCAGCTCGCGCGGGAAGCCCTCGGTACCGACCTGATCAAGCTCGAGGTGCACGCCGACGACCGCACGCTGCTCCCGGACCCGATCGAAACCCTCGACGCGGCCGAACGGCTGACCGCCGACGGGTTCACCGTGTTCGCCTACACGAACGACGACCCGGTGCTCGCGCTGCGCCTGGAAGAGGCGGGCTGCGCCGCGGTGATGCCGCTGGGCGCGCCGATCGGCACCGGGCTCGGCATCCGGAATCCGCACAACATCGAGCTGATCGTGTCGCGAGCGGGCGTGCCGGTGATCCTGGACGCCGGAATCGGCACGGCGTCGGACGCGACCCTGGCGATGGAGCTCGGCTGCGACGCTGTCCTGCTGTCCACGGCCGTCACCCGGGCGGCCGATCCGGAGCGGATGGCGTCGGCGATGCGGTCGGCCGTCGTGGCCGGTCACCTGGCTCGCGGTGCGGGCCGGGTGCCGCAGCGCTTCTGGGCGAAAGCGTCGAGTCCACCCCGGTGA